Proteins encoded in a region of the Stieleria neptunia genome:
- a CDS encoding DUF1501 domain-containing protein, protein MQSRRQLLRNSAIGFGHLAFSAMLGQQASAAGNPLAPEGPHFPARAKRIVFLFMKGGPSHVDTFDPKPQLDRDHGKAPPFDLPDVTFAKQGNLLKSPWKFKQYGESGLPVSELFPNVARHVDDLCVLRSVHGTNPAHGGALLKLHTGSDQFVRPSMGSWLVYGLGTENENLPAFVTICPTLAHGGVNNWGTAFLPAHCQGTPIGNASLPATAAKVKHIRNDRIDPDLQRRQLDLIASMNREHLEMAGRDQALEGRLNSFELAYRMQTAMPEIQDLASESAATQRLYGIDDPVTEDFGRQCLMARRFLEQGVRFVQVTHSDSVVQWDQHSGLYQGHTKNAAEVDRPIAGFLQDLKARGLLEDTLVLWGGEFGRTPTAQGSNGRDHNPHGFTMWMAGGGVKGGYAYGATDDYGYYAVENKMHVHDLHATILHLMGLDHERLTYRYAGRDFRLTDVEGVVAKDIFA, encoded by the coding sequence ATGCAATCCCGACGGCAGCTCCTTCGAAACTCCGCGATCGGATTCGGTCACTTGGCGTTCTCCGCGATGCTGGGCCAGCAAGCCTCGGCCGCGGGGAACCCCTTGGCTCCCGAGGGGCCGCATTTTCCGGCTCGCGCCAAGCGGATCGTATTTCTGTTCATGAAAGGCGGTCCGTCGCACGTCGACACCTTTGACCCCAAGCCCCAATTGGATCGGGATCATGGCAAGGCTCCTCCGTTTGACCTGCCGGACGTCACCTTCGCCAAGCAGGGCAACCTGCTGAAGTCGCCGTGGAAGTTCAAGCAATACGGCGAAAGCGGATTGCCGGTCAGCGAGTTGTTCCCCAACGTCGCCCGCCATGTCGACGACCTATGTGTGTTGCGATCGGTGCATGGAACCAATCCCGCGCACGGCGGGGCGCTGTTGAAACTGCACACCGGCAGCGATCAATTCGTCCGACCCAGCATGGGGTCCTGGTTGGTTTACGGACTGGGGACGGAAAATGAAAACTTGCCGGCGTTTGTCACGATCTGTCCGACGTTGGCCCACGGTGGAGTCAACAACTGGGGCACCGCGTTCCTGCCGGCCCATTGCCAGGGCACGCCGATCGGCAACGCCAGTTTGCCGGCGACGGCGGCCAAGGTCAAACACATCCGAAACGATCGCATCGATCCCGATCTACAGCGTCGACAACTGGACTTGATCGCGTCGATGAATCGGGAACATCTTGAAATGGCCGGTCGCGATCAGGCACTCGAGGGACGATTGAATTCGTTCGAATTGGCCTATCGCATGCAAACTGCGATGCCCGAGATCCAGGACTTGGCGTCGGAGTCCGCGGCGACCCAGCGTCTGTACGGGATCGATGATCCGGTCACCGAAGATTTCGGCCGACAGTGTTTGATGGCGCGGCGGTTTCTCGAACAGGGTGTCCGGTTTGTTCAAGTGACCCACAGCGACAGTGTCGTGCAGTGGGATCAGCACTCGGGGTTGTACCAAGGTCACACCAAGAACGCAGCCGAAGTCGATCGGCCGATCGCAGGTTTCCTACAAGACCTGAAAGCGAGAGGACTGCTCGAAGACACGCTCGTTTTATGGGGAGGCGAATTCGGACGCACGCCGACGGCTCAAGGCAGCAACGGCCGCGACCACAATCCGCACGGGTTCACGATGTGGATGGCCGGCGGCGGAGTGAAGGGAGGGTACGCCTACGGCGCGACCGACGACTACGGTTATTACGCCGTAGAAAACAAGATGCACGTCCACGATCTGCACGCAACCATTTTGCACTTGATGGGGCTCGACCACGAACGGCTGACCTATCGCTACGCCGGGCGAGATTTTCGCTTGACCGATGTCGAAGGCGTGGTGGCGAAGGACATCTTTGCCTGA
- a CDS encoding PSD1 and planctomycete cytochrome C domain-containing protein, whose protein sequence is MHTLPMHLPSSLLDASKRLTGRLTAVVFVVAGSIGLGQDASPQAIAFFEKQVRPVLVEHCYDCHSAEGSVKGGLRLDTRAGLLQGGDSGAAIVAGDPDASLLIEAVEYKNHDLQMPPRNRLSETAVKALRKWVADGAPDPRASAPSTPAADRGPSGMSIEEGRAFWAFQPVRAPAIPELADTQWTENPIDAFVLARLRDNGLSPAPAADKITLIRRITQDLIGLPPTPEEIDAFVADESPTAYDKVVERLLNSPHYGVRWGRHWLDVARYADSNGLDENLGFGQAWRYRDYVVDAFNNDKPFDRFLIEQVAGDLLPGANRETKTATGFLSLGAKVLAEPDRQKLEMDIIDEQLDTLGKAFLGMTFGCVRCHDHKFDPIKQSDYYALAAIFKSTKTLGETNTGAIKHWYEHSFASDEEAARLKEIDAQIAEKKKAATSFKNAAIAKIRAEARDKVADYLAAAAEFDVATPLTTVAEIARPQGLHPRILHHCRMHLDFHRDDPLLVKWHQLAAEGKVDAIREHYGDLFGRAEQAFAEAKKQDPKIKTLDDPTLQAARSALLDASGLLAVPSKEAFAFDEQTLAQYYRLMDEARAFESVAADETAAMGVSEGTVVAELPIHIRGSYKNLGDPVSREFPEVMRHSTVRPVFPSGQSGRLELARWMADTRHPLTARVIVNRVWGWHFGEALVRTTENFGRLGDRPSHPDLLDWLARRFMAGGWSIKDLHRLILRSNVYRLASSHPEEERYATIDPENRLLWKANLRRLEAEQIRDSILAVSGRLNGAIGGKTLPLRNRQFVFNHTSEDHTKYDSVRRALYLPVIRNNLYAFFTQFDYPDPTMPTGSRNATVIAPQNLLLMNDALVMESADALARSVLAQSKDDTDRVADAYRRAVGREPSQRETERVIRFLSQWTDAEDATTDRGHEQAWSLFCQSLIASNEFIYLR, encoded by the coding sequence ATGCACACCCTCCCCATGCACTTGCCCAGTTCTCTGCTGGACGCGTCGAAACGCTTGACCGGCCGTCTCACCGCGGTCGTGTTCGTCGTCGCCGGGTCGATCGGGCTCGGCCAAGATGCGTCACCGCAAGCGATCGCGTTTTTCGAAAAACAGGTTCGGCCGGTGTTGGTCGAGCACTGTTATGACTGCCATTCCGCCGAAGGCAGCGTCAAGGGTGGGCTTCGGCTCGATACCCGCGCGGGATTGCTTCAGGGAGGCGACTCGGGTGCCGCGATCGTCGCCGGCGACCCCGATGCGAGTCTGCTGATCGAAGCGGTCGAATACAAGAACCACGATCTGCAAATGCCGCCCCGGAATCGGTTGTCGGAAACTGCCGTCAAGGCGTTGAGGAAATGGGTCGCCGACGGTGCCCCCGACCCGAGAGCCTCGGCGCCGTCCACCCCGGCCGCCGATCGCGGACCGTCGGGGATGAGCATCGAAGAGGGCCGAGCGTTTTGGGCGTTCCAGCCGGTCCGCGCCCCGGCGATTCCGGAGCTTGCCGACACGCAGTGGACCGAAAACCCGATCGACGCGTTTGTGTTGGCGCGACTTCGCGACAACGGCCTGTCGCCGGCGCCGGCGGCCGACAAGATCACATTGATTCGCCGCATCACGCAAGACCTGATCGGGTTGCCGCCGACCCCGGAAGAGATCGATGCCTTCGTCGCCGACGAATCGCCGACGGCGTATGACAAGGTCGTCGAAAGGCTTCTCAATTCACCGCATTATGGAGTCCGCTGGGGAAGGCATTGGTTGGACGTCGCGCGGTACGCCGATTCCAACGGATTGGACGAAAACTTGGGGTTCGGCCAAGCGTGGCGTTATCGTGATTACGTCGTCGATGCCTTCAACAACGACAAACCCTTTGACCGTTTCTTGATCGAGCAAGTGGCCGGTGACTTGTTGCCCGGGGCGAATCGTGAAACCAAAACGGCGACCGGTTTCTTGTCGTTGGGGGCGAAGGTGTTGGCCGAACCGGATCGACAAAAGCTGGAAATGGACATCATCGATGAACAGCTCGACACACTCGGCAAAGCGTTCCTGGGGATGACCTTCGGCTGTGTCCGATGTCACGACCACAAATTTGATCCGATCAAGCAATCCGATTACTACGCCTTGGCCGCGATCTTTAAAAGCACCAAGACGCTCGGCGAGACGAACACCGGGGCAATCAAACACTGGTACGAGCACTCGTTTGCGTCAGACGAGGAGGCCGCAAGGCTGAAGGAGATCGATGCACAGATCGCCGAGAAGAAGAAGGCGGCGACGAGTTTCAAGAACGCCGCGATCGCCAAGATCCGCGCGGAGGCACGCGACAAGGTTGCCGACTACCTGGCCGCCGCGGCAGAGTTTGATGTTGCCACGCCGTTGACCACCGTCGCGGAAATTGCCAGGCCGCAGGGGCTGCATCCCAGGATCCTGCATCACTGCCGCATGCATTTGGATTTCCATCGCGATGACCCGCTGTTGGTCAAATGGCATCAACTGGCCGCTGAGGGAAAGGTCGATGCGATTCGCGAGCACTATGGCGATTTGTTTGGCCGTGCGGAACAAGCGTTTGCCGAGGCGAAGAAGCAGGATCCGAAAATAAAAACGCTGGACGATCCGACGTTGCAGGCCGCCCGATCGGCCTTGTTGGATGCTTCGGGGTTGCTGGCCGTGCCCTCCAAAGAAGCGTTCGCATTCGACGAGCAGACGCTTGCGCAGTACTACCGGTTGATGGACGAGGCGCGAGCGTTTGAAAGTGTCGCCGCCGACGAAACGGCAGCCATGGGCGTCAGCGAAGGAACGGTGGTTGCCGAACTGCCGATTCATATCCGTGGCAGTTACAAGAATCTGGGCGACCCGGTATCGCGAGAGTTTCCCGAAGTGATGCGGCACTCCACGGTCCGCCCCGTCTTTCCCAGCGGGCAAAGCGGCCGATTGGAACTTGCCCGCTGGATGGCCGACACCAGGCATCCCTTGACGGCGCGAGTGATCGTCAATCGCGTTTGGGGATGGCACTTTGGTGAGGCGCTGGTGCGGACGACCGAAAATTTTGGACGGCTCGGTGATCGCCCCTCCCATCCCGACTTGCTCGACTGGCTGGCCCGGCGATTCATGGCCGGCGGTTGGTCGATCAAAGACCTGCACCGTCTGATCCTCCGCTCCAACGTCTATCGGCTCGCCTCTTCGCATCCGGAAGAGGAGCGTTACGCAACCATTGATCCAGAAAATCGGCTGCTTTGGAAAGCCAACTTGCGGCGATTGGAAGCCGAGCAGATCCGCGATTCGATCCTGGCGGTCTCCGGGCGTTTGAATGGTGCGATCGGCGGAAAAACACTGCCGCTGCGGAATCGACAATTCGTCTTCAACCACACCTCCGAAGACCACACCAAATACGACAGCGTTCGACGTGCGTTGTATCTTCCGGTGATCCGAAACAACTTGTACGCGTTCTTCACGCAGTTCGATTATCCGGATCCGACGATGCCCACCGGGTCGCGCAACGCGACGGTGATCGCGCCGCAGAACTTGCTGTTGATGAACGACGCTTTGGTGATGGAGTCGGCCGACGCGCTGGCGCGGTCCGTTCTGGCGCAGTCGAAAGACGACACCGACCGTGTCGCCGACGCGTATCGACGAGCGGTCGGACGCGAGCCGTCACAGCGCGAGACCGAACGCGTGATCCGGTTTCTCTCGCAATGGACCGACGCTGAAGATGCAACGACCGATCGGGGGCACGAGCAAGCTTGGTCGCTGTTCTGTCAAAGTCTGATCGCCAGCAACGAATTCATTTATCTACGTTAG
- a CDS encoding aminotransferase class V-fold PLP-dependent enzyme, protein MLTESSRQHDFPGLTGKDYFNTAAEGIPPTAVLDALHTYGQDKLLGMDGRDKHAKVWSSAKDQIASAYGLSAGEVSLCSCSSEAYNLAAMALQLREGDEVVINDLDFPAGATPWLHASCPATVKVWRARDWSLRIEDLIPLLSPRTRLVTTSLVSFFNGHKINLRELTSVVRRHCPALISVDVTQALGRIPLDLNDVDLVVSSTHKWILATHGGGLVGIPAASAERLTAPAGGWFHLENAFDADRFERAVPKHGAASFSVGMPNYPAVYAIDAGLKYIQSVGVEQIDAHCRPLVRQCMDELKRLPVQCITPDEPDHLAGIMAFMHPDADRIYHALHQQSIHVMCHAGRLRIAIHGYNDQASIERLIDVLKHAV, encoded by the coding sequence ATGCTGACCGAGTCCTCGCGACAACATGATTTCCCCGGCCTGACCGGCAAAGACTATTTCAACACGGCCGCCGAGGGCATTCCTCCGACCGCGGTGCTGGACGCACTGCACACCTATGGACAAGACAAACTGCTGGGAATGGACGGGCGCGACAAACACGCGAAAGTCTGGAGCAGTGCCAAGGATCAAATCGCCTCGGCCTACGGATTGTCTGCCGGCGAAGTCAGCCTTTGCTCCTGTTCGTCCGAAGCGTACAACCTGGCCGCGATGGCGTTGCAGTTGCGCGAAGGCGACGAGGTCGTGATCAACGATCTGGATTTTCCCGCCGGGGCGACGCCGTGGTTGCACGCCAGCTGTCCCGCGACCGTGAAAGTCTGGCGGGCACGCGACTGGTCACTCCGCATCGAAGATCTGATTCCGCTGCTCAGCCCTCGAACTCGGTTGGTCACCACATCGCTGGTCAGTTTTTTCAATGGGCACAAAATCAATCTGCGCGAACTGACCAGCGTCGTCCGACGGCATTGCCCCGCGCTGATCTCCGTCGACGTCACCCAAGCGCTCGGCCGAATTCCGCTGGATCTGAACGATGTCGATTTGGTCGTCAGTTCCACACACAAATGGATTCTGGCGACACACGGTGGCGGCTTGGTCGGGATTCCTGCGGCGAGTGCCGAGCGGCTGACGGCACCGGCAGGCGGTTGGTTTCATTTGGAAAACGCGTTTGATGCCGATCGCTTTGAACGGGCCGTTCCCAAGCACGGCGCCGCCAGTTTTTCTGTCGGGATGCCCAATTATCCTGCCGTCTACGCGATCGATGCCGGATTGAAATACATCCAATCGGTGGGCGTCGAACAAATCGATGCGCATTGCCGCCCGCTGGTTCGACAGTGCATGGACGAACTGAAACGATTGCCGGTGCAGTGCATCACCCCCGACGAACCGGACCACCTGGCCGGTATCATGGCGTTCATGCACCCCGATGCAGACCGGATTTATCACGCGCTGCACCAGCAGAGCATTCACGTGATGTGCCACGCCGGACGACTGCGAATCGCGATCCATGGCTACAACGATCAAGCGTCCATCGAACGGTTGATCGACGTGTTGAAGCACGCCGTTTAA
- a CDS encoding amidohydrolase family protein produces MSQFDLANTRQRDRATLRQSMGRREWIAGVAAAAGTVALPYHRVAAESSDDKGYIDAHVHVWTPDTKTYPLDHRYDVSAMQPPSFTPKQLLQLAEPLGVSRIVLIQMSFYGFDNSYMLDAIANHPGRFSGVAVIDPNDHPVETMKSLKAKGVRGFRIVSGKSDPDTWLSGEGMKKMWACAADESMAICPLINPEYLPSVDKMCQRYPETAVVIDHFARIGIDGSVHARDLDALCRLAEHRHTHVKTSAFYALGKKAAPYTDLGAMIHRLAHAYGSDRLMWATDCPYQVQAGHTYHDSLDLIRFKLDFLTERDRSWMLRKTAEKVFFA; encoded by the coding sequence ATGAGTCAATTCGATTTAGCCAACACTCGGCAACGCGACCGTGCGACACTGCGTCAATCGATGGGGCGACGCGAATGGATCGCCGGCGTCGCCGCAGCCGCCGGCACGGTGGCTTTGCCGTACCATCGCGTTGCGGCAGAATCGTCCGATGATAAAGGGTACATCGATGCGCACGTGCACGTGTGGACGCCGGACACGAAAACCTATCCGCTGGACCATCGCTATGACGTTTCGGCGATGCAGCCCCCCAGTTTCACCCCCAAGCAACTGTTGCAACTTGCCGAGCCGCTGGGCGTCAGCCGGATCGTCTTGATTCAAATGAGCTTTTACGGATTCGATAATTCGTACATGTTGGATGCGATCGCAAACCATCCCGGCCGGTTTTCGGGCGTGGCGGTGATCGACCCGAATGATCATCCGGTCGAAACGATGAAATCGCTGAAGGCCAAAGGGGTGCGTGGATTCCGCATCGTGTCGGGGAAAAGCGATCCGGATACTTGGCTGTCCGGCGAAGGGATGAAAAAGATGTGGGCCTGTGCAGCGGATGAATCGATGGCGATCTGTCCGTTGATCAATCCCGAGTATTTGCCATCGGTCGACAAGATGTGCCAGCGGTATCCCGAGACGGCGGTTGTGATCGACCACTTCGCCCGGATCGGAATCGATGGATCGGTTCACGCCCGGGATTTAGATGCCCTGTGTCGTTTGGCAGAACATCGACACACCCACGTCAAAACATCCGCATTCTACGCACTGGGAAAAAAAGCGGCGCCCTACACGGATCTCGGCGCGATGATTCACCGGCTGGCCCACGCCTACGGAAGCGATCGGTTGATGTGGGCGACCGATTGTCCGTACCAAGTACAAGCCGGACACACGTATCATGATTCCCTGGATCTGATTCGATTCAAGTTGGACTTTCTGACCGAACGCGATCGCAGTTGGATGTTGCGAAAGACGGCCGAGAAGGTGTTCTTTGCGTAG
- a CDS encoding M20 family metallopeptidase — translation MDDDTPLAILNQLIRIPSQNPMGHDQRGPEWCEQGMSDWLCRFFASHNIPHRYDQIESGRGNVIAKLDGDPDRPTILLDAHQDTVPVAGMTIDPYRGVERDGRIYGRGACDVKGPMAAILSTVARLHREEARSHASLVLSMTCDEELGQKGAIDLARRFGTGDSFLTPTPDLAIVAEPTELNVVVAHKGVLRWRIRTTGVAAHSSRPRLGQNAIYSMARTVRGLEQLADELQTSGPGHPLCGRPTLSVGTIRGGESVNIVPQTCVIEIDRRVVPGESFESILDQTRQALERQSGIALEMLPPDTVCDPLRDGGNEALAESLVSLTRQVAGVSEAIGVAFTTQAPKFAAAGLPTVVFGPGSIDQAHTKDEWIDIEQLNQGAEILFRFAKQP, via the coding sequence ATGGACGACGATACACCGCTAGCGATCTTGAACCAGCTGATTCGGATTCCGAGCCAAAACCCGATGGGGCATGACCAGCGGGGACCGGAATGGTGCGAACAGGGCATGAGCGACTGGCTTTGCCGGTTTTTCGCAAGCCACAACATACCCCATCGCTACGACCAAATCGAATCGGGGCGTGGAAATGTGATCGCCAAATTGGACGGCGATCCCGATCGTCCCACGATCTTGCTGGACGCCCATCAAGACACCGTTCCGGTTGCCGGCATGACCATCGATCCGTACCGGGGCGTCGAGCGCGACGGTCGAATCTACGGTCGCGGCGCCTGCGACGTGAAAGGCCCGATGGCCGCGATTCTATCGACCGTGGCGCGTCTCCATCGCGAAGAAGCTCGATCCCACGCCAGCCTGGTCCTTTCGATGACCTGCGATGAGGAACTCGGACAGAAGGGCGCGATCGATTTGGCCCGGCGGTTTGGCACCGGTGACAGCTTCCTCACGCCCACACCGGACTTGGCGATCGTCGCCGAACCGACGGAGTTGAATGTCGTGGTCGCACACAAGGGTGTCTTGAGATGGAGGATCCGGACGACGGGCGTCGCGGCCCATAGCAGTCGTCCCCGGCTCGGTCAAAACGCGATCTACTCGATGGCACGCACCGTCCGTGGATTGGAACAGCTCGCCGACGAACTCCAAACCTCCGGCCCCGGCCATCCACTGTGCGGTCGCCCCACGCTAAGCGTGGGGACGATCCGGGGCGGCGAAAGCGTCAACATTGTTCCGCAGACCTGCGTCATCGAAATCGACCGCCGCGTCGTCCCCGGCGAGTCATTCGAATCGATCTTGGATCAAACCCGGCAGGCACTGGAACGCCAATCCGGAATCGCGTTGGAGATGTTGCCGCCGGACACGGTCTGCGATCCGCTACGGGACGGAGGAAATGAAGCCCTGGCCGAGTCGTTGGTCAGCCTGACCCGACAGGTCGCCGGCGTTTCCGAAGCGATCGGCGTCGCGTTCACGACCCAGGCCCCCAAGTTCGCCGCGGCGGGCTTGCCGACCGTCGTCTTCGGCCCCGGTTCGATCGACCAGGCGCACACCAAAGACGAGTGGATCGATATCGAACAACTCAATCAGGGTGCGGAGATCTTGTTTCGATTTGCCAAGCAACCGTGA
- a CDS encoding tetratricopeptide repeat protein yields MFTVSCHCGQRVQVRPSKAGATIECESCGGCFSVPSLGEMKRCQQRDEPILGQSIGPVETATDNQLSEIPSSFYVHFCGEIGSTGRVSTTAIENYSGVVVDAIDTVLSETQTGDGFELMVSLAVLPGATRLMQIETEPTDSDENDGEARQNVVNRMTQRIESVAVPDVQDGPVAFLVYRRINSNPCTKIGIKPFSLYQNEIEKRGIDEALMRAAKLVDPSSEKSPQAPKWWNAWCDRLRQLVSKPSEQEEPPPTAEEKFQEVGAWIEYTEELYASTSDAELKRLLRKSPFELALHVAVAARHARNEEFENAIEAYSGAIGLAPECAPLLGRRGWYHLVAGNHQAALSDLNRAIELAPFAPWFYFHRSKIFSGLEAWDPSLSDLDTAIRWAPREPAFRFRRAEILLYQDHGTRAIDELNQILQLDPHNGASHAMLGWLYQQEEQRDEPRALTHLERAIELMPGAIAPRLHRSMLYTSQNKFALALDDCDKAIEIEPAEGQAHALRGRILQMQSEFNEAIEACNRAIELGVDTPAVFLTRGFSYAATDRRDLALADCHAVLELDPENPIALHLLGSLSLQQGELETAMEALTEASRLAPQWTEPREQIALLHRMNENPQAAIEEQSALIEQEPEQPAHYVNRAFAHTQAGNHDDALRDYQRACELDPENEHIFFLRGCFFMDRQEDELALEDFNRTLDLSGVYDDARLRRAAVLMRLKRHDKALEDYEKLIEKFPDDPYAYSGRAYAHQMQGDESAAEADIDRLAEIAPETAQEAAIQSLHAKVNRLESEERYDEAIGVAEEIIEMAPEHTAGYRLRGWIRWYTEQHVEACEDYTRLLEMTSEQPDADLLSSRGQVYAEMGEWNLAMEDLDAAIERSRTEGLHQVLAFALNGRAFALAGLDRMEESDRDYQESVSLCPTNAWAYYNRGIVLYQRGDHDQAKRLLHQALQHDGPPLTQRKRQRANAVLGRLNGG; encoded by the coding sequence ATGTTTACCGTTTCCTGCCATTGCGGCCAGCGAGTCCAGGTGCGGCCGTCCAAGGCAGGGGCGACGATCGAGTGTGAATCCTGTGGCGGATGCTTCAGCGTCCCATCGTTGGGCGAGATGAAACGCTGTCAGCAGCGCGACGAACCGATTCTGGGGCAATCGATCGGCCCGGTGGAAACCGCGACCGATAACCAACTGTCCGAGATTCCGAGTTCTTTTTATGTCCATTTCTGTGGCGAAATCGGATCGACCGGACGCGTCTCGACAACAGCCATCGAAAACTATTCCGGCGTGGTCGTGGATGCGATCGACACGGTCCTGTCTGAAACGCAGACCGGCGACGGGTTTGAGCTGATGGTGTCGCTGGCGGTTCTGCCCGGCGCGACGCGGTTGATGCAGATCGAAACCGAGCCCACGGACAGCGATGAAAACGACGGCGAGGCGCGGCAGAATGTCGTGAATCGGATGACCCAGCGGATTGAGTCCGTCGCCGTCCCGGACGTCCAAGACGGGCCGGTCGCCTTCTTGGTCTACCGCCGCATCAATTCGAACCCCTGCACCAAAATCGGCATCAAGCCCTTCAGCCTGTATCAGAACGAAATCGAAAAACGCGGCATCGATGAAGCGTTGATGCGCGCCGCCAAGTTGGTCGACCCTTCCTCAGAAAAGTCTCCCCAAGCACCCAAATGGTGGAACGCGTGGTGCGACCGCCTGCGGCAACTCGTTTCCAAACCATCCGAGCAAGAAGAGCCGCCGCCGACGGCAGAGGAAAAGTTTCAGGAAGTCGGCGCCTGGATCGAATACACCGAAGAACTTTATGCCAGCACCTCCGACGCGGAACTGAAACGGTTGCTACGAAAAAGTCCCTTCGAGCTGGCGCTGCATGTCGCGGTTGCCGCACGCCATGCAAGGAACGAGGAATTCGAGAATGCGATCGAAGCCTATTCGGGCGCGATCGGACTGGCCCCCGAGTGCGCCCCATTGCTGGGACGCCGCGGTTGGTACCACTTGGTTGCCGGCAACCATCAAGCCGCCTTGAGCGACCTGAACCGGGCGATCGAACTGGCGCCCTTCGCTCCCTGGTTTTATTTCCATCGTTCAAAAATTTTCTCGGGGCTGGAGGCGTGGGACCCGTCGCTTTCCGATTTGGACACGGCCATCCGCTGGGCGCCACGCGAGCCGGCCTTCCGTTTTCGTCGTGCCGAAATCCTGCTGTACCAAGACCATGGGACGCGGGCGATCGATGAACTCAACCAGATTCTGCAGCTCGATCCACACAACGGCGCCAGCCACGCGATGCTGGGATGGTTGTACCAGCAAGAAGAGCAGCGTGACGAGCCGCGGGCGCTCACGCATCTTGAACGCGCGATTGAATTGATGCCCGGTGCCATCGCGCCTCGGCTCCACCGCAGCATGCTCTACACCTCGCAGAATAAGTTCGCGCTCGCCCTGGACGACTGCGACAAGGCGATCGAAATCGAACCCGCCGAAGGCCAGGCGCATGCACTCCGCGGGCGAATCCTGCAAATGCAAAGCGAGTTCAATGAGGCCATCGAGGCTTGCAATCGCGCGATCGAACTGGGCGTCGACACGCCGGCCGTGTTCTTGACGCGCGGTTTTTCCTATGCGGCAACCGACCGACGCGACCTGGCCCTGGCCGATTGTCACGCGGTGTTGGAGTTGGACCCGGAGAACCCGATCGCGCTGCACTTGCTCGGATCACTCAGTCTGCAACAAGGCGAACTCGAAACGGCGATGGAAGCCTTGACCGAAGCGAGCCGGCTGGCGCCCCAATGGACCGAACCCCGCGAACAGATCGCGTTGTTGCACCGCATGAATGAAAATCCCCAGGCGGCCATCGAAGAACAGTCCGCGTTGATCGAGCAAGAACCCGAACAACCGGCCCACTATGTCAATCGAGCGTTCGCGCACACTCAAGCGGGCAACCACGATGATGCCCTCCGTGACTACCAGCGGGCCTGTGAACTCGATCCGGAAAACGAACATATCTTTTTCCTCCGCGGCTGCTTCTTCATGGATCGCCAGGAAGACGAATTGGCGCTGGAAGATTTCAACCGAACCCTGGACCTGTCCGGCGTCTATGACGACGCTCGATTGCGACGGGCCGCGGTGCTGATGCGGTTAAAACGCCACGACAAGGCCCTCGAAGACTATGAGAAATTGATCGAAAAGTTTCCCGACGATCCCTACGCCTACTCCGGCCGCGCCTACGCCCATCAGATGCAAGGCGACGAATCAGCGGCCGAAGCCGACATCGATCGTCTCGCCGAAATCGCCCCCGAAACCGCCCAGGAAGCGGCGATCCAGTCGCTGCACGCCAAAGTCAATCGGCTGGAAAGCGAAGAACGCTATGACGAAGCGATCGGTGTCGCGGAAGAAATCATCGAGATGGCCCCCGAACACACCGCCGGTTACCGCCTGCGCGGTTGGATTCGCTGGTACACCGAACAACACGTCGAAGCCTGTGAGGACTACACGCGTCTGCTGGAAATGACCTCCGAACAGCCCGATGCGGATTTACTCAGCTCACGCGGACAGGTGTACGCAGAAATGGGCGAGTGGAACCTTGCGATGGAAGACCTGGACGCCGCGATCGAACGGAGTCGTACGGAAGGATTGCACCAAGTGCTCGCCTTCGCACTCAACGGCCGCGCCTTCGCCCTGGCGGGATTGGATCGCATGGAAGAATCCGACCGTGACTACCAGGAATCCGTCAGCTTGTGCCCGACCAATGCCTGGGCCTACTACAACCGCGGCATCGTCTTGTACCAACGCGGCGATCACGATCAAGCCAAGCGATTGCTCCATCAGGCACTCCAGCACGACGGTCCACCACTGACCCAACGCAAACGACAACGTGCCAACGCCGTGCTCGGCAGACTAAACGGCGGCTGA